From Hoplias malabaricus isolate fHopMal1 chromosome 11, fHopMal1.hap1, whole genome shotgun sequence, a single genomic window includes:
- the taldo1 gene encoding transaldolase — MSASPDKRRKMESALEQLKKYTVVVADTGDFNAIEEYKPQDATTNPSLILAAAKMPAYQQLVDQAIKFGIANGGTEDEQVTNTMDKLFVNFGLEILKKIPGRVSTEVDARLSFDKDAMVSRARRLISLYEEAGVSKDRVLIKLSSTWEGIQAGRELEEKYGIHCNMTLLFSFAQAVACAEAKVTLISPFVGRILDWYKENTDRKSYEPHEDPGVLSVTKIYNYYKKFGYSTVVMGASFRNIGEVKALAGCDLLTISPGLLGELSQDHSSVACTLTPQGAKDCDLEKLHLDEKAFRWLHNEDRMAVEKLSDGIRKFAADAVKLEAMIKEKMFNEKNGQ; from the exons ATGTCTGCGTCACCGGACAAACGGAGGAAGATGGAGTCTGCGTTGGAGCAGCTCAAAAAATACACCGTGGTAGTTGCAGATACCGGAGACTTCAACG CCATTGAAGAATACAAGCCCCAGGATGCTACAACAAACCCATCCCTTATACTGGCAGCAGCTAAAATGCCAGCCTATCAGCAGCTGGTGGACCAGGCAATTAAATTTGGTATCGCCAATGGCGG GACTGAAGATGAACAAGTGACCAACACAATGGATAAGTTATTTGTGAACTTTGGGCTGGAGATTCTGAAGAAGATTCCTGGTAGGGTATCCACAGAGGTTGATGCAAG GCTGTCGTTTGATAAAGATGCCATGGTGTCTCGTGCCCGAAGGCTCATCTCCCTGTATGAAGAGGCTGGCGTGAGTAAGGATCGTGTGCTTATCAAGCTTTCCTCAACATGGGAGGGGATTCAGGCTGGCAG GGAGCTGGAGGAGAAGTATGGGATCCACTGCAACATGACCCTGCTGTTCTCTTTTGCTCAGGCAGTGGCTTGTGCTGAGGCAAAGGTCACACTCATCTCACCCTTCGTAGGGCGTATCCTGGACTGGTACAAAGAGAACACTGATCGGAAGAGTTATGAGCCGCATGAAGACCCAG GTGTGCTGAGTGTGACAAAAATCTACAACTACTATAAGAAGTTTGGATACAGCACGGTGGTGATGGGTGCATCCTTCAGGAATATTGGAGAGGTGAAGGCTCTGGCTGGTTGTGATCTGCTCACAATCTCTCCAGGGCTACTGGGAGAGCTCAGCCAGGATCACAGTTCAGTGGCCTGCACTCTCACTCCACAGGGAG CAAAGGATTGTGATCTGGAGAAGCTGCACCTGGATGAAAAGGCATTCCGCTGGCTTCACAACGAGGACCGCATGGCTGTGGAGAAGCTCTCTGATGGAATCCGTAAATTTGCTGCAGATGCTGTAAAACTTGAGGCCATGATCAAG GAGAAAATGTTTAACGAGAAGAATGGACAATAG
- the LOC136709214 gene encoding schlafen family member 13-like, with protein MALSKSSTGGLIHDQHFSIRKCKFGELPRKVMDKIKKEQQRDEILHCVCALLNSGGGVISAEIENTDYIYTISGLGADLEESLTKLLDVFRIEDFIEFVQDGNTLHVFVKSWCQKDGGPRLCSIDSGLRERSGSCTPYVNPNAVLDFIKKKHQFPLRQPLAKRSKRIDSAQMFFDEGEACLNQSLDFGENVNVEFKSFESQNNLEKRLKETLPKYISAFANTKGGILFIGVDDKTKKVVGCGEGMSAPMIEQMMQDLCKRAKTQAVHLLNCTKKMNLLVEPKYFNVKDSSSERPRYVLAFKIQPFCCAVFEDDPKCWHVDGDRVARLKASVWLEKMQFSDPDHEFIERFKKVLSLKDSPPQCRPVYSTQNIAKLQERIFSVPGENINIISDSIPQELLVEHSNLLNLHFVRSQEGPGVMVMSTSWAVDINLPRSKDVICEALLITIGCYPTLYAWVERGSPEVWQSVSKTAFNLKQKLVNLGGYRGALCVIPSLVDCQTGNLILNDADAPPYPDSYILDHVEDVKALLQSLTIVALSFTSPLSDTLGCEFFNLLTEKQHSILNGYTGIKHLFIHGPPGSGKTLIAMEKIQRIKNTYCCEPREILYLCENAGLRETMRKQRICLCETRASFMKTTADSNDSIKHIIVDEGQNFRVEDGDWYKKATHIMQGKHGVFWIFADYLQRTHTVECGLPCLESQEKAYLSEVVRNSKNVFRFMSQYIDKIADNSKFKEATHLQYMRKNMKLSHSIEGKLEIKDYITPVEPRVVKLVNTLLRTGHSAGDIAVLYSTTEQLQERLPSLQKESLTFMFGRVEEVDQDKVVLDTIRRFSGLERNIVIVVDPVVHPFQSKIQDNVLLSAFSRARIRLYVLKTETHSSVRNMFR; from the exons ATGGCTCTATCAAAATCATCGACAGGAGGCCTGATACATGATCAACACTTTAGCATTCGGAAATGCAAGTTTGGTGAGCTGCCCAGAAAAGTCATGGACAAAATTAAGAAGGAGCAACAGAGAGATGAGATTTTGCATTGTGTGTGCGCTCTGTTGAACTCTGGAGGAGGAGTTATTTCTGCAGAGATTGAAAATACGGACTACATCTACACTATATCGGGTCTCGGTGCAGATTTAGAAGAGTCCTTGACCAAATTATTAGATGTTTTTCGTATTGAAGATTTCATTGAGTTTGTACAAGATGGAAACACATTGCACGTTTTTGTAAAGTCATGGTGCCAAAAAGATGGAGGACCAAGACTATGTAGCATAGACAGTGGTCTTAGGGAGAGATCAGGATCATGCACTCCCTACGTTAACCCTAATGCCGTTCTAGACTTCATCAAGAAAAAACACCAATTTCCTTTAAGGCAGCCTCTTGCAAAGAGATCTAAAAGAATAGACAGTGCTCAAATGTTTTTTGACGAAGGGGAGGCCTGCCTTAATCAAAGTTTAGATTTTggtgaaaatgtaaatgtggaGTTCAAGAGCTTTGAGAGTCAAAATAATCTGGAAAAGAGGCTGAAAGAGACCCTTCCCAAATATATTTCAGCTTTTGCAAACACTAAAGGAGGAATATTGTTCATTGGAGTTGACGACAAAACCAAGAAAGTTGTTGGATGTGGTGAGGGGATGAGTGCCCCCATGATAGAACAGATGATGCAGGACCTCTGTAAAAGAGCAAAGACTCAGGCTGTTCATCTCTTAAACTGTACTAAAAAAATGAACTTGTTGGTGGAACCAAAATATTTCAACGTTAAGGACAGCAGTAGTGAGAGGCCTAGATATGTTCTTGCATTCAAAATTCAACCCTTCTGCTGTGCTGTGTTTGAGGATGATCCAAAATGTTGGCATGTTGATGGTGACAGAGTTGCACGACTAAAAGCAAGCGTTTGGTTGGAGAAAATGCAGTTTTCTGATCCAG ATCATGAGTTTATTGAACGTTTTAAGAAGGTTTTAAGCCTAAAAGACTCACCCCCACAATGCAGACCTGTCTATAGCACTCAGAACATCGCAAAACTCCAGGAGAGAATATTCTCTG ttcctggggaaaatataaacataatcaGTGACTCCATACCACAGGAGCTACTGGTGGAGCACTCAAACTTGTTAAACCTTCATTTTGTTCGGTCACAAGAAGGCCCTGGAGTTATGGTCATGTCTACAAGCTGGGCAGTTGATATTAATTTGCCACGAAGCAAGGATGTCATCTGTGAAGCCCTGTTGATAACAATTGGCTGTTACCCAACTCTGTACGCATGGGTTGAAAGAGGAAGTCCTGAAGTTTGGCAAAGTGTTAGCAAAACTGCATTTAATCTCAAACAAAAGTTGGTGAATCTTGGAGGATATAGAGGAGCACTCTGTGTGATCCCCTCTTTGGTGGACTGCCAGACAGGAAATCTTATACTGAATGATGCTGATGCTCCTCCATATCCAGACAGCTACATTTTAGATCATGTGGAGGATGTAAAGGCCTTACTGCAGTCTTTAACCATAGTTGCTCTGAGTTTCACCTCACCTCTGAGTGACACTCTTGGCTGTGAATTTTTCAATTTGTTAACAGAGAAGCAGCATTCCATCCTAAATGGGTATACAGGCATCAAACATCTGTTCATCCATGGGCCTCCTGGTTCAGGAAAGACCCTGATTGCCATGGAAAAAATTCAGAGGATCAAAAATACTTATTGCTGTGAGCCTAGAGAGATCCTCTATCTTTGTGAAAATGCTGGATTGAGAGAGACTATGAG GAAGCAAAGAATTTGCCTGTGTGAGACAAGAGCCAGCTTCATGAAGACGACTGCAGACAGTAATGACAGCATTAAACACATAATTGTGGATGAAGGGCAGAACTTTCGAGTGGAGGATGGTGACTGGTACAAGAAGGCCACACACATAATGCAGGGAAAGCATGGTGTTTTCTGGATCTTTGCAGACTATTTACAGAGAACTCACACAGTTGAGTGTGGTCTGCCATGTCTTGAATCTCAAGAAAAGGCTTACCTTTCTGAGGTTGTTAGAAATTCCAAAAATGTGTTTCGTTTCATGTCACAGTACATTGACAAAATTGCAGACAATTCAAAATTTAAAGAAGCAACGCATCTCCAATATATGAGAAAAAACATGAAGCTGAGCCACTCTATTGAGGGAAAACTTGAAATTAAGGATTACATCACACCAGTAGAGCCAAGGGTTGTTAAACTTGTTAACACACTTCTGCGAACAGGGCACTCTGCCGGGGACATTGCTGTTCTTTATTCAACAACAGAACAACTTCAGGAAAGACTGCCAAGTCTTCAAAAAGAAAGTCTCACTTTCATGTTTGGCAGGGTAGAGGAAGTAGATCAGGACAAGGTTGTGCTAGACACCATCCGCAGATTCTCTGGTCTAGAGAGGAACATTGTAATTGTGGTTGACCCCGTTGTCCATCCATTTCAGAGTAAGATTCAAGACAACGTTCTTCTCTCTGCTTTCTCTAGAGCAAGGATCAGATTATATGTGTTAAAGACTGAGACCCATTCATCAGTTCGAAATATGTTCAGATAA